A portion of the Paenibacillus sp. PvR098 genome contains these proteins:
- a CDS encoding methyl-accepting chemotaxis protein: protein MNWFKNLFNWFHNLKISLKFILSFSVVLLILVAIGVFGITNASKINSNLEDIYKNRLVAITELGTVATNLHRINSSIGSYLLSKDVESRNVEKSKIDESAKMIEEALQGLSVVQLYEAEKKELELFLSLWEQYLPEVQKVYGYVDNNQMDFAITHYQRHVLIRMNGVDRSFQNFIGMNEENAHTAYTESNKVFQGVLQFSTIFIVVSFIVSALLGYLMTSSIRKPLNQLLGLSERIGRGDLSQKIDIKRKDEFGDLAGSFEKMRVNLIEIVENVKHSSAILSGLFNEIRDHADNTGKASNMFYEGLQESAEKSRVQSEQVTNDAIIIKEMAHGLQQVAGSIDQIGIHSIEMEQSSTSGVTVVQKAVEKISHVQKEVHHSFETMNHLVELSREIEQVMHTIRSIAEETNLLSLNASIEAARAGDAGRGFAVVAHEVRKLADNSSQAANHVQTMISKIQEGSKNAMRSIELSLREIDDGQARVGEAGSAFSEIQSWILNINNNIQDVSASVEELAAGSQQINVSIQGIEQFSSQTAQSSQEFAAISAEQIHSMDQVIGSIRQLYETTQEMNTAINRFVLK from the coding sequence ATGAACTGGTTTAAAAACTTGTTTAATTGGTTTCATAATCTAAAAATTTCACTAAAGTTTATTTTGAGTTTCTCCGTGGTGCTGCTTATTTTGGTAGCCATTGGGGTATTCGGGATCACGAATGCGAGTAAGATCAACAGTAATTTGGAAGACATCTATAAGAACCGTCTGGTTGCTATCACCGAACTGGGTACGGTCGCCACAAATTTGCATAGAATCAACAGCAGTATCGGAAGTTATTTGTTAAGCAAGGATGTTGAAAGCCGGAATGTAGAAAAGAGCAAAATTGACGAGAGCGCCAAAATGATCGAAGAGGCATTACAAGGGCTCTCCGTTGTCCAATTATATGAAGCGGAAAAAAAGGAATTGGAATTATTCTTGTCCCTATGGGAGCAATATTTGCCTGAAGTGCAAAAGGTCTATGGTTATGTTGACAATAACCAGATGGATTTTGCGATAACCCATTATCAAAGACACGTATTAATTCGCATGAATGGCGTGGACAGGAGCTTCCAAAATTTTATTGGGATGAACGAAGAGAATGCTCATACGGCTTATACGGAATCCAATAAAGTGTTCCAGGGAGTCCTTCAATTCTCTACAATTTTTATCGTGGTTTCTTTTATCGTATCCGCATTACTAGGTTATCTGATGACGTCTTCTATTCGCAAGCCGCTTAACCAGTTGTTAGGTCTTTCAGAGAGAATCGGCCGGGGAGATTTATCTCAGAAGATCGACATCAAGCGGAAGGATGAATTCGGAGACTTGGCGGGATCATTTGAGAAGATGAGAGTGAATCTGATCGAGATTGTCGAGAACGTAAAGCACTCTTCCGCCATATTGTCTGGCTTGTTTAATGAAATCCGGGATCACGCTGATAATACAGGCAAGGCATCTAACATGTTTTATGAGGGTCTTCAAGAAAGCGCTGAAAAATCAAGAGTTCAATCTGAACAAGTTACCAATGATGCGATCATTATCAAGGAGATGGCCCATGGTCTCCAGCAGGTAGCCGGCAGCATCGATCAAATCGGAATCCATTCCATTGAAATGGAACAATCGTCTACCAGTGGGGTCACAGTTGTGCAAAAAGCAGTTGAAAAAATAAGCCATGTACAGAAAGAGGTTCATCACTCGTTTGAAACCATGAATCATTTGGTGGAGCTATCGAGAGAGATCGAACAAGTGATGCACACGATCAGAAGTATTGCCGAAGAGACGAACCTGTTATCCTTAAATGCCTCTATTGAAGCGGCACGAGCTGGGGATGCGGGTAGAGGCTTTGCCGTGGTTGCACATGAAGTGAGAAAGCTGGCAGACAACAGCAGCCAAGCAGCGAATCATGTGCAAACGATGATTTCCAAAATCCAGGAAGGAAGTAAGAATGCAATGCGGTCCATCGAGCTTTCGCTTCGTGAAATAGACGATGGTCAAGCTAGAGTAGGGGAAGCCGGTTCCGCCTTCTCCGAAATTCAAAGCTGGATTCTGAACATAAACAATAACATCCAGGATGTATCTGCATCCGTTGAAGAGTTGGCGGCGGGAAGTCAGCAAATTAATGTTTCCATTCAAGGGATCGAACAATTCTCCTCTCAAACCGCTCAATCGAGTCAGGAATTTGCTGCAATTTCTGCCGAGCAAATCCATTCTATGGATCAGGTGATTGGATCCATCAGGCAGTTGTACGAAACGACGCAGGAAATGAACACGGCGATTAATCGTTTCGTTTTGAAATAG
- a CDS encoding FadR/GntR family transcriptional regulator, whose translation MNYAPIKKQKVHEIIIGRIKESIESGELKPGDKLPAERDLAAMFSVSRGPIREAISVLASKGIITVKPGSGIFLNHNDKDELFSLFDSIFNDGEQDIFELLELRLGVESYAAFFAAQRRTAQDLKRMKSALDQMESSIKQGELAVEEDFAFHTAIIEASHNSMMINTFKLISDFFIQGVFQARIDALKIPGKTEEVFVEHRLVYEAILAADAEMARKAMADHIGNISHQLNAMEEI comes from the coding sequence ATGAACTATGCTCCAATAAAAAAACAAAAGGTACATGAGATTATCATAGGTAGAATTAAAGAATCCATCGAATCGGGAGAATTGAAACCGGGTGACAAGCTTCCGGCCGAAAGAGACTTGGCAGCCATGTTTTCCGTTTCCAGAGGACCTATTCGTGAAGCCATAAGCGTACTTGCGTCCAAAGGGATTATTACGGTCAAACCTGGAAGCGGTATCTTTTTGAACCATAATGATAAGGATGAGTTGTTTTCGTTATTCGACTCCATCTTTAACGATGGAGAACAGGATATATTTGAATTGCTGGAGTTACGTCTTGGTGTTGAAAGTTATGCGGCCTTTTTTGCTGCTCAACGAAGAACAGCACAGGATCTGAAACGAATGAAGAGCGCGCTCGATCAAATGGAAAGTTCAATCAAGCAGGGCGAGCTTGCCGTAGAAGAAGATTTTGCTTTTCACACGGCTATTATTGAAGCCAGTCATAACTCCATGATGATCAACACCTTTAAATTAATCTCGGACTTTTTCATTCAAGGTGTGTTTCAGGCCAGAATTGATGCTCTTAAAATTCCGGGCAAAACAGAAGAAGTATTTGTTGAACACAGACTTGTCTATGAGGCGATCCTTGCTGCAGATGCTGAAATGGCCCGGAAAGCCATGGCAGACCACATTGGCAATATCTCGCATCAACTGAATGCGATGGAAGAAATCTGA